The following are encoded together in the uncultured Sphaerochaeta sp. genome:
- a CDS encoding HPF/RaiA family ribosome-associated protein: protein MNLTVRGIRYNPSDATREFLDKKLQKLQFAEGYIHDLDIAITREPVGQGYHLDAKLHFSWGTVKMVTYDCYELYEGIELITDKIEAVARKEKGKITDHK, encoded by the coding sequence ATGAATTTGACAGTCAGAGGCATCCGTTATAACCCAAGTGACGCAACGCGTGAATTTTTGGACAAGAAACTCCAGAAGCTACAGTTTGCAGAGGGGTATATCCATGACCTGGATATTGCCATTACCCGTGAACCGGTAGGGCAGGGGTATCATTTAGATGCAAAACTTCACTTTTCTTGGGGTACCGTCAAGATGGTCACGTATGACTGCTACGAACTCTACGAAGGCATCGAGCTGATAACCGACAAGATCGAAGCCGTAGCAAGAAAGGAGAAAGGGAAGATTACAGATCATAAGTAA
- the rpoN gene encoding RNA polymerase factor sigma-54, whose translation MDFSAQLSLSQKQQLKLSPQMLQSFELMTLPLTELQQRVKNEIESNPALEIPSSWEVSYERFAQQKQQKESRGIDDSYSDSSAYGSDRPGYDSEASDRRQKFMENALSSEETLQEHLLSQLGCEPLNEEEYVVGELLITNLDANGFFTEEPEVLVPALFQEHLPKLLTIIRQFDPTGVGAKDWRESLILQAEAKGMRGEELARFSELVRDNLELMRANKQTQVAKNLGVGIDELEDLWNFLKTLTPFPGQGFSSGPEQYVIPDVSIKQEEGELVLRMNDSSLPDLRINAEFEQLAQEVGTADEAKKAQQYINQQIKTANELIFQIQVRNQTLYKVAQVLLREQKDFFLLGPQYLKPLTQKAVAQEIGVHETTVSRISTAKWIDTDWGIIPIKKLFSSSVGADGAEHSKQAVKEIIRQILEAHEGKKALSDQKISNLLKERGISVARRTVAKYRNELNIDPSFIRGND comes from the coding sequence ATGGATTTTTCAGCACAGCTTTCACTCTCCCAAAAACAGCAACTCAAGCTGAGCCCCCAGATGCTTCAGTCCTTTGAGTTGATGACACTCCCACTCACTGAGCTACAGCAACGAGTCAAGAATGAAATTGAGTCCAATCCTGCTCTGGAGATACCTTCTTCCTGGGAGGTTTCCTATGAGCGGTTTGCCCAGCAAAAACAACAAAAAGAGTCCAGAGGGATTGACGACAGTTACTCTGACTCTTCCGCCTATGGCAGCGATCGACCCGGCTACGACAGTGAGGCGAGCGACCGGAGACAGAAATTCATGGAGAATGCACTCTCCTCGGAAGAAACGCTTCAGGAGCACCTACTCAGCCAACTGGGCTGTGAACCACTGAATGAGGAAGAGTATGTCGTTGGAGAGCTCCTGATAACCAACCTGGATGCAAATGGATTTTTCACTGAAGAACCTGAGGTATTGGTCCCTGCACTTTTCCAGGAACACCTACCCAAGCTCCTGACCATCATCCGCCAGTTCGACCCAACTGGAGTGGGTGCAAAGGATTGGCGAGAGTCTCTCATTCTCCAGGCAGAGGCTAAGGGCATGAGGGGGGAAGAGCTTGCACGATTTTCTGAATTGGTCAGGGATAATCTGGAACTGATGAGGGCAAACAAACAAACCCAAGTTGCAAAGAACCTTGGTGTGGGTATCGATGAACTGGAAGACCTCTGGAATTTCCTCAAAACATTAACCCCTTTCCCGGGACAAGGGTTCTCCAGCGGGCCTGAGCAGTATGTCATTCCCGATGTTTCCATCAAGCAGGAGGAAGGAGAGCTTGTACTCAGGATGAATGACTCATCGCTTCCTGACCTACGAATCAATGCAGAGTTTGAGCAACTAGCCCAAGAGGTAGGAACAGCAGATGAAGCGAAAAAGGCTCAGCAGTATATCAACCAGCAGATAAAAACTGCCAATGAACTGATTTTTCAGATACAGGTACGCAACCAGACGCTCTACAAGGTTGCCCAGGTACTGCTTCGGGAACAGAAGGATTTCTTCCTCCTCGGCCCACAGTACCTGAAACCACTCACACAGAAGGCAGTAGCCCAGGAAATTGGAGTACATGAGACAACGGTAAGTAGAATATCTACTGCCAAGTGGATTGATACTGACTGGGGCATAATTCCCATAAAGAAATTGTTCAGCAGCTCAGTCGGTGCAGATGGTGCTGAGCATTCCAAGCAAGCTGTCAAGGAAATCATCAGACAAATATTGGAAGCACATGAGGGCAAGAAAGCGCTCAGCGACCAGAAAATCTCAAACCTACTCAAGGAACGGGGAATATCTGTTGCGCGAAGAACCGTTGCAAAATACCGGAACGAGCTCAATATTGATCCATCATTTATCAGGGGAAATGACTGA
- the lptC gene encoding LPS export ABC transporter periplasmic protein LptC — protein MRKRLLGMILASFLFLSCSLSPEQEVVARSFTLPDLTLRNATYVLDRGNEPPISIIADEIDLYEQTHKAIIRGLHFSQKDEEGNLIISGHADYAEIDTKYYDAELSGSVSLEKYPEHLLIEAEALRWIGDDETLLSKGDTPVTLLYEDDKKVQGTGMTATLASFSVTFQRVLEGVIFQ, from the coding sequence ATGAGAAAAAGGCTTCTTGGCATGATTCTTGCATCTTTTTTGTTCCTCTCCTGCTCCCTTTCCCCCGAGCAGGAGGTGGTGGCACGCTCTTTTACCTTGCCAGATCTCACCTTGAGAAACGCCACCTATGTCTTGGATCGTGGCAATGAACCCCCAATTAGCATTATTGCCGATGAAATCGACCTCTATGAGCAGACACATAAAGCCATCATTAGGGGTTTACACTTCTCTCAGAAGGATGAGGAAGGTAATCTAATTATCAGCGGGCATGCCGATTATGCAGAAATAGACACCAAATATTACGATGCAGAACTTTCCGGATCTGTTTCTCTAGAAAAATATCCAGAGCATCTGCTCATTGAAGCAGAAGCCTTGAGATGGATCGGGGATGATGAAACACTCCTCAGCAAGGGAGATACTCCCGTCACCTTGCTCTATGAGGATGACAAGAAGGTACAGGGAACGGGAATGACTGCCACATTGGCAAGTTTCAGTGTTACCTTCCAAAGAGTGTTGGAGGGAGTGATATTCCAATGA
- the lptB gene encoding LPS export ABC transporter ATP-binding protein — translation MDKFTSLLEVRNLAKSYGKKEVVKDVSFSMHSGQIIGLLGPNGAGKTTTFYMIVGFLKARKGTILLNGEDVTELPMYIRSKKGLAYLPQEPSIFRKLSVEDNIRLVAQTRRDLSHSEQEEKVEQLLHEFGIEEIRAQKGYTLSGGERRRTEIARSLASNPQFLLLDEPFAGIDPKAVFEIKQLIKALAAKGIGILLTDHNVRDTLSITSCSHIINAGTILVSGGKQELLSNQVARDIYFGQDFGEDT, via the coding sequence ATGGATAAGTTTACCAGCCTTCTTGAGGTACGGAACCTGGCAAAATCCTATGGAAAGAAAGAAGTGGTTAAGGATGTCTCATTCTCCATGCATTCAGGACAGATCATTGGGTTGCTTGGTCCCAATGGAGCAGGAAAGACCACTACTTTCTACATGATTGTAGGGTTTCTCAAGGCTCGCAAGGGAACTATCCTACTCAATGGTGAGGATGTAACTGAACTTCCGATGTACATCCGCAGCAAGAAGGGACTCGCGTACCTACCCCAAGAACCTTCAATTTTTCGCAAACTCAGTGTGGAGGATAATATCCGTTTGGTCGCCCAAACAAGAAGAGACTTAAGCCACAGTGAACAGGAAGAGAAGGTTGAGCAGCTCCTCCATGAATTCGGGATTGAAGAGATTCGCGCTCAGAAGGGATATACATTGAGTGGAGGTGAGCGTAGACGTACCGAGATTGCACGTTCCTTGGCAAGCAATCCACAGTTCCTCTTGCTCGACGAACCGTTTGCGGGTATTGATCCGAAGGCGGTCTTTGAGATCAAACAGTTGATCAAGGCACTCGCAGCCAAGGGTATCGGTATCCTGCTCACCGACCACAATGTACGGGACACTCTCTCCATCACTTCCTGCTCACATATCATCAATGCAGGGACCATCCTGGTTTCAGGAGGAAAGCAGGAGTTGCTTTCCAACCAGGTTGCCAGGGATATTTATTTCGGACAAGATTTCGGGGAGGACACCTAA